aagtctacttattacAAATATCAATAAATAACAGCTTAAATCAACAGCCTGTGGTAGCATTCTTTACACGAGGTAATAAAATTCATTGTTCAATTAATGATATTAAACAATGTGtgttaatgtgagttttttactGCACATTTTTGAACTAAGATTTTGGATGGCCATATTTTTAAGATATGGCATACCTCATTTGAAAGTTGGCGACTAGTTATTACATACAAATAGAATAATACTAATAATAGCTTACAATGTTATTTAGATTTGTCCATACTCAACCTGCGCAATatctgttaaaataaatttactataggGGTAGGGCGGCCAACTGTTCATAGCGACGACGCTTTTTTAATCTTTAGATGTCAGCTTTTCTATTATTGCATTCGTCAATGTGTGGTACCTGGTGAAGCAGTTTTCACACTGCGATCTATTGAGACTGAGTTCTCAGCTTGTGAATTCGTCTTGTCAATTAGAGCAGACCCTTGGtatgtattaaaaaataaagccGTTTCAGTTGATAAGACCATAATTTTGTGTTGTGCAATGATATTTTTGCGTGTTGGCGGTTCGATTCTGATGTTGGAATgatgattttaatttaattggttttttatttaactGGTTATAATTCTGGTTGAAGTTGCAATTGATATCAAACAAGCGGAGCGTTTTGCAGGACTTAGTCCGATAATTAAGAACCTAGAATCAAAGTCATTCGTGACAATATTTAtacttaatcaatttaattttgagCAGATGTTTGAAAGCAAATACATTTCTACGaatcattaatttaaataaaaattatatttgttgCACTATAAATGAAATATTCAAAGACTTACAAATTTAGCTGGATGCTCCTTCTGGATTGTATGCTGCCAATAACTGGATGTAGTGGTTGCTGATAACTGGATTGAGTGACTACCAATTACTGGATCGAGTGTCTGGATTTACTATCTTTTCCACCCTGGTAATTGTCTGGTCTGGGCCTTGATGTTGGTGATTAAAGTGGACTTTAGGTATGTGGCTTGTCCGATCTTCTCTGAGAAGCTTACCACAAACGACGTTTTTCTTTTTGCTCGAATGATCATAAACAGAACTTTGATCAGGAGCGAAAATATGTTCCGGTTATGAAGAAACGAAATGAAGTTCTGGATGTAAGTAAAACCACCAAACCCAATATTATTACGAGGTCAAGCTTCACACTTCAAGCCTTATTACAAATATCAATAAATAACAGCTTAAATCGACAGCATGTGGTAGCATTCTTTACACGAGGtaataaaattcattgtttaattGATGATATTAAACAATGTGTGTTGATGTGAGTTTTTTAATGCACATTTTTGCACTAAGATTTTGGATGGCCATATTTTTAAGATGTGGAATAAGTCATTTGAGAGTTGGCGACTAGTTATTACACGAAAATAGAATAATACTAGTAATAGCTTACAATGTTATTTAGATTTGTCCATACTCAACCTGCCCAATatctgttaaaataaatttaacattcgTCAACAATTGACATTCGTCAATGTGTGGTACCTGGTGAAGCAGTTTTCACACTGCGATCTATTGAGACTCAGCTCTCAGCTTGTGAATTCGTCTTGTCAATTAGAGCAGACCCTTGGgatgtattaaaaaataaagccGTTTTAGTTGATTAGACCATAATTTTGTGTTGTGCAATGATATTTTTGCGTGTTGGCGGTTCGATTCTGATGTTGGaataatgattttaatttaattggttttttatttaactGGTTATAATTCTGATTGAAGTTGCAATTGATATCAAGCAAGCGGAGCGTTTTGCAGTGACAATATTTAtacttaatcaatttaattttgagCGATTGAAACTTTCATgaattaattattagaaatatatttttagatttggATGATCTGAATGAGATGAACAATTACAGTGAATCGATAAATTCTAATGCTACAGACATGGAAACAGGTAATTTTAGGACAAgttctttcatatttcttataattacaaaatataattttagacTCGGATTCTAACAGTGAAGAAAAACAAAGCGAATCAGATGTACATCAGCTTCCAAAAACGCAGGAACAAGTTTCTTCAGGTTCCTTTACTAGTTGCAGCTTGTACACTAGTAAAGGTACCCCAGCTACACCAGCTACCCCAGATACACCAGCTACCGTAGCTATACCAGATACCCCAGCTACCCCAGCTACACCAGCTACACCAGCTACACCAGCTACCCCAGCTACACCAGCTACCCCAGGTACTTCAGCGTATTATTTACTTTCTACCAATATCATATATACCAATTAGCAAAGACACTTTTGTTGTGGGTTCGTAGGGATTGGAAGATATTTGAGTAATCAGCTTTATTCAAATTTTCAACTTATGGAAAATTGCTATTGCTTTATTTTGTGTTTGTTATCATTACTGTATCGTTTAATTGAACTATTTTTTTCATTACGTTATTTCATTTAATTCAAAACCATTCAAATGTTCGAAAGGtgttttttttacaaaactgTTCTTTAGTAATTGAATAAAATTGGAAGAAAATTGAAGTTATACCGCTCGTACTGCcgtatagattatttttatatataatgttAGTTCTTTTGAAATGCAAAGGACAGAAAAAGCAAATTCCGTACTTCACTGACTTTGACCTGTTTATTCTTGTGTAGTTCAATTATGTTTGAAAGCAAATACATTTTTACGAATCATTAAtttgaattaaaattatatttgttgcactataaatgaaatatttaaagacTTACAAATTTAGCTGGATGCTCCTTCTGGATTGTATGCTGCCAATAACTGGATGTAGTTGTTGCTGATACTTGGATCGAGTGGCTTTCAATTACTGGATCGAGTGTCTAAATTTACTATCTTTTCCACCCGGGTTATTGTCTAGTCTGGGCCTTGATGTTGGTGATTAGAGTGGACTTTAGGTCGCTATGTGGCTTGTCCAATCTTCTCTGAGAAGCTTACCACAAACGATGTTTTCCTTTTTGCTCGAATGATCATAAACAGAATTTTGAACAAGGGCGAAATTATGTTCTGGTTATGAAGGAACGAAATGAAGTTCTGGATGTAAGTAAAACCACCAAACCCAATATTATTACGAGGTCAAGCTTCACAGTTCAAGCCTTATTACAAATATCAATAAATAACAGCTTAAATCAACAGCATGTGGTAGCATTCTTTACACGAGGtaataaaattcattgtttaattGATGATATTAAACAATGTGTGTTGATGTGAGTTTTATACTGCACATTTTTGAACTAAGATTTTGGATGGCCATATTTTTAAGATGTGGAATAAGTCATTTGAAAGTTGGCGACTAGTTATTACACGAAAATAGAATAATACTAATAATAGCTTACAATGTTATTTAGATTTGTCCATACACAGCCTGCGCAATatctgttaaaataaatttactataggGGTATGGCAGCCAACTGTGCATAGCGACGACGCTTTTTTAATCTTTAGATGTCAGCTTTTCTATTATTGCATTCGTCAATGTGTGGTACCTGGTGAAGCAGTTTTCACACTGCGATCTATTGAGACTGAGTTCTCAGCTTGTGAATTCGTCTTGTCAATTAGAGCAGACCCTTggtatgttttaaaaaataaagccgTTTCAGTTGATGAGGCCATAATTTTATGTGTGGTGCAATGATATTTTTGCGTGTTGGCGGTTCGATTCTGATGTTGGAATgatgattttaatttaattggttttttatttaactGGTTATAATTCTGGTTGAAGTTGCAATTGATATTAAGCAAGCGGAGCGTTTTGCAGGACTTAGACCGATAATTAAGAACCCAGAATCAAGTCATTCGTGACAATATTTAtacttaatcaatttaattttgagCGATTGAAACCTTTATgaattaattattagaaatatatttttagatttggATGATCTGAATGAGAAGAACAATTACAGTGAATCGATAAATTCTAATGCTACAGACATGGAAACAGGTAATTTTACGACAAGtgctttcatatttcttataattacaaaatataattttagacTCGGATTCTAACAGTGAAGAAAAACAAAGCGAATCAGATGTACATCAGATTCCAAAAACGCAGGAACGAGTTTCTTCAGGTTCCTTTACTAGTTGCAGCTTGTACACTAGTAAAGGTACCCCAGCTACACCAGCTACCCCAGATACACCAGCTACCGTAGCTATACCAGATACCCCAGCTACACCAGCTACCCCAGCTATACCAGCTACCCCAGGTACTTCAGCGTATTATTTACTTTCTACCAATATCATATATACCAATTAGCAAAGACAATTTTGTTGTGGGTTCGTAGGGATTGGAAGATATTTAAGTAATCAGCTTTATTGACATTTTCAACTTATGGAAAATGGCTATTGCTTTATTTTGTGTTTGTTATCATTACTGTATCGTTTAATTGAACTAATTTTTTCATTACGTTATTTCATTTAATTCAAAACAATTCAAAAGTTCGAAAGGtgttttttttacaaaactgTACGTTAGTAATTGAATAAGATTAATGGGAAGAAAATTGAAGTTATACCGCTCGTACTGAcgtatagattatttttatatattatgttagTTATTTTGAAATGCAAAGGACAAAAAAAGCAAATTCCGTACTTCACTGACTTTGACCTATTTATTCTTGTGTAGTTCAATTATGTTTGATAGCAAATACATTTCTACGAatcaataatttaaataaaaattatatttgttgCACTATAAATGAAATATTCAAAGACTTACAAATTTAGCTGGATGCTCCTTCTGGATTGTATGCTGCCAATAACTGGATGTAGTGGTTGCTGATAACTGCATCGAATGGCTTCCAATTACTGGATCGAGTGTCTGGATTTACTATCTTTTCCACCCGGGTTATTGTCTGGTCTGGGCCTTGATGTTGGTGATTAGAGTGGACTTTAGGTCGCTATGTGGCTTGTCCGATCTTCTCTGAGAAGCTTACCACAAACGACGTTTTTCTTTTTGCTCGAATGATCATAAACAGAATTTTGATCAGGAGCGAAAATATGTTCTGGTTATGAAGGAACGAAATGAAGTTCTGGATGTTAGTAAAACCACCAAACCCAATATTATTACGACGTCAAGCTTCACACTTCAAGCCATATTACAAATATCAATAAATAACAGCTTAAATCAACAGCATGTGGTAGCATTCTTTACACGAGGtaataaaattcattgtttaattGATGATATTAAACACTGTGTGTTGATGTGAGTTTTATACTGCACATTTTTGCACTAAGATTTTGAATGGCCATATTTTTAATATGTGGAATGTCATTTAAGAGTTGGCGACTAGTTATTACACGAAACTAGAATAATACTAATAATAGCTTACAATGTTATTTAGATTTGTCCATACTCAACCTGCGCAATatctgttaaaataaatttactatagagGTGTGGCGGCCAACTGTTCATAGTGACGACGCTTTTTTGATCTTTCGATGTCAGCTTTCCTATTATTGCATTCGTGAATGTGTGGTACTTGGTGATAAAGTTTTTACACTGCGATCTATTGACACTTAGTTCTCAGCTTGTGAATTCGTCGTGTCGATTAGAGCAGACCCTTggtatgttttaaaaaataaagccgTTTCAGTTGATGAGGCCATAATGTTATGTGTCGTGCAATGATATTTTTGCGTGTTGGCGGTTCGATTCTGATGTTGGAATGATGATTTGAATttaattggttttttatttaactGGTTATAATTCTGGTTGAAGTTGCAATTGATATCAAGCAAGCGGAGCTTTGCAGGACTTAGTCCGATAATTAAGAACCTAGAATCAAGTCATTCGTGACAATATTTATACTTAATCAATTAAATTTTGAGCGATTGAAACTTTCATGAAttaagtattaaaaatatatttttagattcGGATGATCTGAATGAGAAGAACAATTACAGTGAATCGATGAATTCTAATTCTACAGACATGGAAACAGGTAATTTTAGGACAAGTGCTTtcgtatttcttataattacaaaatataattttagacTCGGATTCTAACAGTGAAGAAAAACATAGCGAATCAGATGTACATCAGGTTCCAAAAACGCAGGAACGAGTTTCTTCAGGTTCCTTTACTAGTTGCAGCTTGTACACTAGAAAAGGTACCCCAGCTACACCAGCTACCCTAGCTACGCCAGGTACCTCAGCTACACCAGCTACCCCAGATACACCAGCTACCGTAGCTATACCAGATACCCCAGCTACACCAGCTACCCCAGGTACCTCAGCTTATTATTTACTTTCTACCAATAACATATATGCCAATTAGTAAAGACAATTTTGTTGTGTGTTCGTAGGGATTGGAAGATATTTGAGTAATCAGCTTTATTCAAATTTTCAACTTATGGAAAATTGCTATTGCTTTATTTTGTGTTTGTTATCATTACTGTATCGTTTAATTGAACTTATTTTTTCATTACGTTATttcatttatttcaaaacaattcAAATGTCCGAAAGGTGTTTTTTTACAAAACTGTTCGTTAGTAATTGAATAAGattaattggaaaaaaaaaattgaagttaTACCGCTCGTACTGAcgtatagattatttttatataatatgttgGTTATTTTGAAATGCAAAGGACAGAAAAAGCAAATTCCGTACTTCACTGACTCTGACCTATTTATTCTTGTGTAGTTCAATGATGTTTGAAAGCAAATACATTTCTACGAATCattaatttaaatacaaattatatttgTTGCACTATAAATGAAATATTCAAAGACTTACAAATTTAGCTGGATGCTCCTTCTAGATTGAATGCTtctgtaacctcggaaaccttttttggatggtgctagaaaggtcaccaatgaagacactgcgaacggcagccagatggttggtggagagcgagtcgtgggttcgaaactagcttttggaaccaggaatgggtccaacggacgaaataagtgaAGATGGGATAAGAGATATTTGAaaatatacagaaataaacaaaaagatagatgggtaaaattaccaaagataagataagatagggaacagggcgccacttaattttttgaagttcaaggagaaaattaagaaaccttagagaagaaaagagataaggaaagatatttaggttcagagatcaaacatAAGGAAAGATCTCAACAGTTAaatattgaataaatttggtcaacactctacataaacaaaaaataaatatataagttattacacttacttacctacgaaacttaatcagcctgatctttctactggtcaaaggtatagttatatttaaagataaaaagcaaatatttagagttatggttatatcagggaactttgttaggagtcgacaaataaaatacatacataaaagaacaatatattcaacaacaaaattatgacgctgctaaatgcaacacaagtaataaaaatacacaaacaactatgaaatggtggtaggtacacatataaaaataagcagaaatataattagaaaatacctttacacagatatataatataatcatgcacaaataaagttttggcgtatctcgagatattacagcaaaaaaatgaataaaaaattataacaaacaccaaagataacaaaaattaataaaatctaaatttacaaaaatacaaaaaagttactgaagtgaaaacataaaaatttaaccaaaccgcacttggttaagtcgattatttggttcgtaacaaaatacTGACTGCTctttaaatttaatgaaaaattccgtagttactctcaactacatttgaagacatgtatgaactttagatacgtccagataatggaagatgatatgatgccaTACCATGTTACtcgcccagataagtggagaACTAAGATTATGCTAACTTACggtaattcctgacgactgctgcattaagtcactgaagttaatactatacttgtattaaacactaaatttaattaacattaaatgtgctttatgactatatttaatctaatatactataagatcaaaaaaaactcaattaaacaaatgtatacacacttataaagaaaatgcacagagaacgGTACGATAATAGAGATACAGTAAGATCTGGTCCTTACGCAAGGACTGTCCCACCAGAAGTAActtgttttctctacgagtgcccaccgagaagtgacttggttcctctaaaattttaccaaactacccaagaaaaggtgagggtatcttccactcaaaaatcataggccagttgtatgtatttctgagaaggtaaaaagttctaattaacattgaacataacggtatccttctacctacaaacgtgatgaaatATCGAAACTCgtagattaggtttttcccgaaaaacattacaacgggcgttcgatgacaattaccgaatttatgacaaagaacccggaaaaggattaactaaggattcgccagaccggcgtctttaaataaatacttaggtagattcttcagtcatatttcggtagtttcccaataaaaatttctgatcgtaaacacgaccatcaacgtatcatccacatgggtaaaaggaattaaaattaatttaatatattaattaaaaaaatgttacactgCCAATAACTGGATGTAGTGGTTGCTGATAACTGGATCGAGTGACTTCCAATTACTGGATCGAGTGTCTAGATTTACTATCTTTTTCACCCGGGTTACTGTCTGGTCTGGCCTTGATGCTGGTGATTAGAGTTGACTTTAAGTCGCTATGTGCCTTGTCTGATCTTCTTTGAGAGGCTTACCACAAACGATGTTTTTCTTTTTGCTCGAATGACCATAAACAGAATTTTGATCAGAAGCGAAATTATGTTCTGGTTATGAAGGAACGAAATCATGTTCTGGATGGAAGTAAAACCCCAATATTACTACGAGGTCAACCTTCATACTTCAAGCCTTATTacaaatatgaataaacaaataattgttaCAGCTTAAATCAACAACATGTGGCAAACAAATAAATGCAGGCTACACATGCAATAATAATATTTGAGAAAATTAGCGTTCTTTACATGAGGCcataaaattcattgtttaattGATGATATTAAACAATGTGTGTGAATTTATTTTTTAGTGCACTAAAATTTTGAGTGGCCATATTTTTAAGATGTGGCTTACGTCATTTGATAATTGGCGACTTTTTATTCCACGAGTatagaataatattaataatagctTACAACGTTATCTGTCCATACTCAACCTGCGCAAGatctgttaaaataaatttactataggGGTAACTGTCTTGTGGCGGCCAACTGTTCATGTCGACGACGCTTCTTTGATCTTTTATGTCAGCTTTCCTATTATGGCATTCGTCAATGTGTGGTACCTGGTAAAGCAGTTTTCACACTGCGATATATTGAGACTCAATTCTCAGCTTGTGAGTTAGCCTTGTTGATTAGAGCAGACCTCTggtatgtatttaaaaataaagccGTTTTAGTTGATGAGGCCATAATTTTATGTGTAGTAAAATAGGATACATTAACCTcgattgtcagcggtattgcAGTTCATtagtccagccgatcagcagtttagACACATACtgcagacaggtcgtcatcaattaatttcttataaatactgttaatttttgttttaaagtcAGTTGTAGTTTAACCCTTTCCGACACGGCGTACACTGTAGTGTACATATACTTCAAATGCTAGTAATGGGCTATTTCCGAATCAACTCTCTGTAAGTCATGCGGCACACTGTAGTGTCGTATGACAAATTGCATATAAAATCGACGAATCACATCAAAACGTTTACCTTCTACTGTTTTGTGTAAAGTGACCATTCTTAGTACAGTGAATATCACGTTGGCGTATAACCTCAAATTAGTTATAAGTGTTTCTGGTGTTTTTTGCGTGTTtatcaaactgttatatttttcTCGAGTCTATTGTAATTTCAGGTAAGTTATGAATTATTGGTTTCTTAGAAAACTTCTAATATTTTGATAGCATGAAGGTTTACAAATATGTACTTTACAGTGTACATGATGACTGACAGACGTTACTGGAAAAAAACCGAAAAAAACCCAGTTAACTGAGAAGGAACTTTATGAAATCATCAATGAAGATAATTCCGATTTAGAGGAACTAGATATGGAAGAGGATAATTACTTTATAGATCGTGATATGCAGTGTAGGGGTAAGGGGGACTCTTCTtagttttttattcctttttctttagCAAAATTGTGTGATATTAAAGTACTGTTGTTTGTAGATGAGAATGAAT
The DNA window shown above is from Diabrotica undecimpunctata isolate CICGRU unplaced genomic scaffold, icDiaUnde3 ctg00000811.1, whole genome shotgun sequence and carries:
- the LOC140431804 gene encoding uncharacterized protein, coding for MKKRNEVLDVSKTTKPNIITRSSFTLQALLQISINNSLNRQHVVAFFTRDLDDLNEMNNYSESINSNATDMETDSDSNSEEKQSESDVHQLPKTQEQVSSGSFTSCSLYTSKGTPATPATPDTPATVAIPDTPATPATPATPATPATPATPATPGTSAYYLLSTNIIYTN